Proteins encoded together in one Dechloromonas sp. HYN0024 window:
- a CDS encoding HDOD domain-containing protein codes for MTETVAAAGGNISAQENVDFRMRIEIKDIGIPPRPAILIDIDHEMAKEEPDFRLMAKLIGSDVALAAGLIKTANSTFFGFGKKVRTVQEAMLVIGLKLVSRTIAGLVLQKLFPYVPSLERFWDASANTAKAAGWLTQRLKHKSEARSCDAYTFALFRDCGIPVLMIPFPEYLTVLQQANSDKEQRFTAVEDQLISINHAAIGAELAENWLLPADICSGIRHHHDVKALCDIDTAELSTTSRQLIAIAQIAEYLVQQKTGLNLTCEWEKLGEACLNVVQLSSDELAEILEDYRSSDSDDEF; via the coding sequence TTGACGGAAACAGTTGCAGCGGCTGGGGGAAATATTTCAGCGCAGGAAAATGTCGATTTCCGGATGCGGATTGAGATAAAGGACATCGGGATTCCGCCCCGTCCGGCAATTCTCATTGATATCGACCATGAAATGGCCAAGGAGGAGCCTGACTTCCGCCTCATGGCCAAATTGATCGGCTCTGATGTCGCCCTTGCCGCCGGCTTAATCAAGACCGCCAATTCTACTTTCTTCGGGTTCGGGAAAAAAGTTCGCACGGTTCAGGAGGCCATGCTAGTCATTGGTTTGAAGCTGGTGTCTCGAACCATTGCTGGACTGGTCCTTCAGAAACTGTTTCCTTATGTCCCAAGTCTGGAGCGTTTCTGGGATGCCTCTGCGAATACGGCCAAAGCTGCCGGATGGCTGACGCAACGACTGAAGCACAAGTCCGAGGCCAGATCCTGTGATGCTTACACCTTCGCGTTGTTCAGGGATTGCGGCATCCCTGTACTGATGATCCCGTTTCCTGAATACCTGACGGTGCTACAACAAGCCAATTCCGACAAGGAGCAGCGTTTTACAGCCGTCGAGGACCAGTTGATTTCAATCAACCATGCCGCGATCGGTGCCGAACTGGCGGAGAACTGGCTGCTCCCCGCTGATATTTGTTCCGGCATTCGCCATCACCATGACGTGAAGGCGCTTTGCGATATCGATACAGCGGAGTTATCGACGACGTCTCGGCAACTTATCGCGATTGCGCAGATTGCCGAATATCTGGTGCAGCAAAAAACGGGACTGAATCTCACCTGCGAGTGGGAGAAATTGGGCGAGGCATGCCTGAATGTCGTTCAGCTTTCCAGTGATGAACTAGCCGAGATTTTGGAAGACTATCGATCGTCAGACTCTGACGACGAATTCTGA
- a CDS encoding OmpA family protein: MDDIDANVEHSTPIWAVFGDLMSGLLGAFVLILVGVLGLQLELVTSLEAEIQKRQQEEQRREALEKALAGPLASGRVTLNNGKIGISGNVLFALNSDQLQPEGKQLLKSLSEPISAYLGASEQMLMVSGFTDDVPVRGSNRQFADNWELSAQRALTVTRTLIEDGVPSSSIFAAAFGSQQPVATNTDADGRARNRRVEMAPVPKSRTNGTDGNG; the protein is encoded by the coding sequence ATGGACGACATCGACGCCAATGTCGAACACAGCACGCCGATCTGGGCCGTCTTCGGCGACCTGATGTCCGGCCTGCTCGGCGCCTTCGTGCTGATCCTGGTCGGTGTCCTCGGCCTGCAGCTTGAACTGGTCACCAGCCTCGAAGCCGAAATACAGAAGCGCCAGCAGGAAGAACAACGCCGCGAAGCGCTCGAAAAGGCGCTCGCAGGCCCGCTCGCCTCCGGTCGTGTCACTCTCAATAACGGCAAAATCGGCATCAGCGGCAACGTGCTCTTCGCGCTTAACTCCGACCAGTTGCAGCCAGAAGGCAAGCAGTTGCTCAAGAGCCTGTCCGAGCCTATTTCAGCCTATCTCGGTGCCAGCGAACAGATGCTGATGGTCAGTGGCTTTACCGACGACGTGCCGGTCCGCGGCAGCAACCGGCAATTTGCCGACAACTGGGAACTCTCGGCCCAACGCGCTCTGACTGTCACCCGCACGCTGATCGAGGATGGCGTGCCGTCATCGTCCATTTTCGCAGCCGCCTTTGGCTCGCAGCAGCCGGTTGCCACCAACACCGATGCCGACGGCCGCGCCCGCAACCGGCGCGTCGAAATGGCCCCGGTGCCGAAATCCCGAACCAACGGCACGGACGGCAATGGCTGA
- a CDS encoding helix-turn-helix transcriptional regulator: METLTAAELLAALGHESRLSIFRMLVEVGPDGLVASAIGDSLGMAPATLSFHLAHLTRVGLISGQRESRFIRYSTNYSAMDELIAFLTNNCCQGQPCLPKTSACDTTAKRRASLKKTPT, encoded by the coding sequence ATGGAAACATTAACCGCCGCCGAACTTCTTGCCGCCTTGGGGCATGAGTCCCGACTATCCATCTTCCGCATGCTGGTCGAAGTCGGACCGGACGGTCTGGTCGCCAGTGCGATTGGGGATTCGTTGGGAATGGCACCGGCAACGTTGTCTTTCCATCTGGCGCACCTGACTCGTGTCGGCTTAATCAGCGGCCAACGAGAAAGCCGCTTCATTCGCTACTCGACAAACTACAGCGCGATGGATGAGTTGATCGCCTTCCTGACAAACAATTGCTGTCAGGGCCAGCCTTGCCTGCCGAAAACAAGTGCCTGCGATACGACCGCCAAACGTCGAGCCAGTCTGAAGAAAACCCCAACCTAG
- a CDS encoding DUF1178 family protein — translation MIIYDLNCENNHRFEGWFQNADAFEAQLGDRLVCCPQCDSHNVRRVPSAVAISGHHAEPVIETPAVSSKTAVSTALMPVGAQAMALYRQLVQTIVSHSEDVGPSFADEARKIHYNEAPQRPIRGQASEDECDALRDEGIQILSLPLPRDEDLN, via the coding sequence ATGATCATTTACGACCTTAACTGTGAAAACAATCACCGCTTTGAAGGGTGGTTCCAGAATGCCGACGCCTTTGAAGCCCAGCTTGGCGACCGGCTCGTGTGCTGTCCGCAATGCGATAGCCACAATGTCCGTCGCGTACCGTCGGCCGTCGCGATTTCTGGTCATCATGCAGAACCGGTTATCGAGACGCCTGCCGTTTCGTCGAAGACTGCGGTGAGCACCGCCCTGATGCCGGTCGGCGCCCAGGCCATGGCCTTGTATCGTCAGCTGGTGCAGACCATCGTCAGTCATAGCGAGGATGTTGGTCCGTCGTTTGCTGACGAGGCGCGCAAGATTCATTACAACGAAGCGCCGCAGCGGCCGATTCGCGGCCAGGCCAGCGAAGATGAATGCGATGCCTTGCGCGACGAGGGTATTCAGATTCTCAGCTTGCCGCTGCCCAGGGATGAAGATCTGAACTGA
- the arsD gene encoding arsenite efflux transporter metallochaperone ArsD: MKKLEVFDPAMCCSTGVCGVEVDPVLAQFAADLKWVEEHGIAVQRYNLGQEPQAFAANPAVVKEMEAGMDRLPVLAVDGHIITTGMYPSRQQLSQKLGIALTTAEKPHIKAGSTCCSPKSGCC; the protein is encoded by the coding sequence ATGAAAAAACTTGAAGTGTTTGACCCTGCCATGTGTTGTTCCACGGGTGTTTGCGGTGTCGAGGTTGACCCGGTGCTCGCCCAGTTCGCTGCTGACCTCAAATGGGTCGAGGAGCATGGCATTGCTGTCCAGCGTTACAACCTCGGTCAAGAGCCGCAAGCCTTTGCCGCCAATCCGGCGGTTGTGAAGGAAATGGAAGCTGGCATGGACCGGCTGCCCGTTCTGGCGGTTGACGGCCATATCATCACAACCGGCATGTACCCCTCACGCCAGCAACTATCCCAGAAACTGGGTATTGCCCTGACGACCGCGGAAAAACCCCACATCAAGGCGGGTAGCACCTGTTGTTCGCCCAAATCGGGCTGTTGTTAA
- a CDS encoding arsenate reductase ArsC has protein sequence MSQQPQKTVLVLCTGNSCRSQMAEVILNHDLAGQVRALSAGTVPQPKVADGAIKALQLAGLPTDGLYPKDVDAVMKESIDLVVTVCDNAKETCPTFPKPVPRIHAPFHDPHGEPLECFVEVRDDIRARLIPAVRAALGL, from the coding sequence ATGAGCCAACAACCTCAAAAGACAGTGCTGGTCCTGTGTACCGGCAACTCCTGCCGCTCCCAGATGGCCGAGGTCATCCTCAACCACGATCTGGCTGGTCAGGTTCGTGCCTTGTCGGCCGGTACCGTTCCGCAACCCAAGGTGGCCGACGGCGCGATCAAGGCGCTTCAGCTGGCAGGACTGCCGACCGATGGACTCTATCCCAAAGACGTCGACGCGGTGATGAAGGAGTCGATCGATCTGGTGGTAACCGTATGCGACAACGCCAAGGAAACCTGTCCAACCTTCCCGAAACCCGTTCCGCGCATTCATGCACCGTTCCACGACCCGCACGGCGAACCCCTGGAGTGCTTCGTTGAGGTTCGTGACGACATCCGCGCTCGCCTGATTCCGGCCGTTCGTGCCGCCCTTGGACTGTAA
- a CDS encoding DUF3348 domain-containing protein translates to MTRELRRATFNRSALVRVLSDTLSEVPEPKYDFGEKLGQWLDFSDALTLYSVLNAEAGSVTSVRPADAGLSAQLARLRHNLTESIANDGVFNTASAVMPPRIPFPIPLPNATVESASDFSPYHRYYLAHQRDMNSAITALRANARRALASQSAAGKQLADLDAAFEKFLSIRERNLLGNIPIMLGQRFDQRYTEHRATLADGCADKPTTWAQPGGWLEAFCDDAQTMLHAELELRLKPVAGLIATLSGACATHETKPQ, encoded by the coding sequence ATGACGCGTGAATTAAGACGCGCCACCTTCAACCGCTCTGCCCTAGTCCGCGTCCTGTCCGACACCCTCTCCGAAGTCCCTGAACCGAAATATGATTTCGGCGAAAAACTCGGGCAGTGGCTGGACTTTTCGGATGCGCTGACGCTGTATTCGGTCCTCAATGCAGAGGCCGGCAGCGTCACGTCTGTACGTCCCGCCGATGCCGGCCTGTCCGCCCAGTTGGCCCGCCTTCGTCACAATTTGACCGAATCCATCGCCAACGATGGCGTTTTCAACACCGCTTCGGCCGTAATGCCGCCGCGCATCCCGTTCCCGATCCCATTGCCGAATGCGACGGTAGAAAGCGCCAGCGATTTTTCGCCTTATCACCGCTACTATCTGGCCCACCAGCGCGATATGAACAGTGCCATCACGGCCCTCCGAGCCAACGCCCGCCGGGCGCTGGCCAGTCAGTCGGCGGCCGGCAAACAACTTGCTGACCTTGACGCTGCCTTCGAGAAATTCTTGAGCATCCGCGAGCGCAACCTGCTCGGCAATATTCCGATCATGCTCGGCCAACGCTTCGATCAGCGTTACACCGAACACCGAGCGACACTTGCCGATGGCTGCGCCGACAAACCCACCACCTGGGCCCAACCGGGCGGTTGGCTTGAAGCCTTCTGCGACGATGCCCAGACCATGCTCCATGCCGAACTGGAACTTCGCCTCAAACCTGTTGCCGGCCTGATTGCCACCCTGAGCGGCGCATGCGCAACCCACGAAACGAAACCCCAATGA
- a CDS encoding DUF802 domain-containing protein, which translates to MNRNLSLLSFILGLLAVFWVAIGYIGGSALAFTVSCLIALVYVAGGLEMRRFHDNTAALAKALGNIPGDIGHLGEWLQQVPSALQNTVRLRIEGERVALPGPGITPYLVGLLVLLGMLGTFLGMVVTLNGAVLALESTTDLHTIRAALAAPVKGLGVAFGTSVAGVATSAMLGLISALCRRDRLQVGQLLDSKIASALRDFSLTYQRQETFKALQVQAQVLPDLVGKLDTMINQMAEQHRQLGGQLLSGQQRFHDEARGLYADLAQSVDQSLKTSLKDSATVAAQAIQPVVTATMASIAEQTHSLHDKLFGSIESQLAGITGQFAQTVTTVSDTWTQALSHHEQATEAQNQQLQSAFTAYADTFDQRSAALLASLDNTQAKLQDDAAQQYAALVQATSASQMQLASTVASQFDGVTSRLDQAVSRVGDTFSQRSQTLLASIDASHLAFARTTQDQQAAMTQTLAHTQASLTDTFAQRTAALLAEMRATQSAWQSEWAAGEQTRQAGFADTLTTMASKLETQWQTAGQATLAQQEQITRTLGDTARELVAANQRQAETTISEVTRLMQTAAEAPKAAAEVIGQLRHELSASMARDNSLLEERSRIMETLGALLDAINHASTEQRSAIDALVASSAELLERVGSQFAGKVEYETGKLVDIGASITGGALEVASVGEAFSHAVQLFSESNDKMMAALQRIEAGLAKSLTRSDEQLAYYVAQAREIIDLSIMSQKKMVDDLQRVAISEA; encoded by the coding sequence ATGAACCGCAATCTCAGTCTTCTCTCCTTCATCCTCGGCCTGCTCGCCGTCTTTTGGGTCGCCATCGGCTACATTGGCGGCAGCGCGTTGGCTTTCACCGTGTCCTGCCTGATCGCCCTTGTCTATGTCGCCGGCGGCCTCGAAATGCGTCGCTTTCACGACAACACTGCTGCACTGGCCAAGGCGCTGGGCAACATTCCGGGCGACATCGGCCATCTCGGCGAATGGCTGCAACAGGTACCAAGCGCGCTGCAGAATACCGTTCGCCTGCGCATTGAAGGTGAACGTGTCGCCTTGCCCGGGCCGGGCATCACGCCCTACCTCGTCGGATTGCTAGTACTTCTCGGCATGCTCGGCACCTTTCTCGGCATGGTCGTCACGCTTAACGGTGCAGTCCTGGCGCTGGAAAGCACCACCGATCTGCACACCATCCGTGCCGCCCTGGCTGCGCCGGTAAAGGGTCTGGGCGTCGCTTTCGGCACCTCGGTAGCCGGTGTCGCCACGTCGGCCATGCTCGGCCTCATTTCGGCGCTGTGCCGACGCGATCGCCTGCAGGTCGGACAGCTACTTGACAGCAAGATTGCCAGTGCCCTGCGTGACTTCTCACTCACTTACCAGCGCCAGGAAACCTTCAAGGCACTGCAGGTACAGGCCCAGGTCCTGCCCGATCTGGTCGGCAAACTGGACACCATGATTAACCAGATGGCCGAGCAACACCGCCAGCTCGGGGGCCAGCTATTGAGCGGCCAGCAACGCTTCCACGACGAAGCCAGGGGCCTCTATGCCGATCTCGCTCAGTCTGTTGATCAGTCGCTCAAAACCAGCCTCAAGGACAGCGCGACCGTGGCGGCACAGGCCATTCAGCCGGTCGTCACGGCCACCATGGCAAGCATTGCCGAGCAAACGCACAGCTTGCACGACAAACTGTTTGGCTCCATCGAAAGCCAGTTGGCTGGCATCACCGGCCAGTTCGCCCAGACGGTCACCACCGTCAGCGATACCTGGACACAAGCCTTGAGCCATCACGAACAGGCCACCGAAGCACAGAACCAGCAGTTGCAATCAGCGTTCACCGCCTACGCCGACACCTTCGATCAACGTTCGGCCGCATTGCTCGCCTCGCTCGACAACACGCAGGCCAAATTGCAGGACGATGCCGCCCAACAGTACGCCGCACTCGTCCAGGCAACCAGCGCCAGCCAGATGCAACTGGCCAGCACGGTCGCCAGCCAGTTTGATGGTGTCACATCCCGACTCGACCAGGCAGTCAGCCGGGTCGGCGACACCTTCAGCCAACGCTCGCAAACGCTGCTAGCCTCGATAGACGCCAGCCATCTTGCGTTTGCCCGGACCACGCAGGATCAGCAAGCCGCAATGACGCAAACTCTGGCGCATACACAAGCCAGCCTCACCGACACCTTCGCCCAACGCACTGCTGCACTGCTCGCCGAGATGCGCGCCACCCAGTCGGCCTGGCAAAGCGAATGGGCGGCTGGCGAACAGACGCGTCAGGCTGGTTTCGCCGACACCCTCACCACAATGGCCAGCAAGCTCGAAACACAATGGCAAACAGCCGGCCAGGCCACCCTGGCACAGCAGGAGCAGATCACCCGAACCCTGGGCGATACGGCTCGCGAACTCGTCGCTGCCAACCAGCGCCAGGCCGAGACCACCATCAGCGAAGTCACCCGCTTGATGCAGACGGCCGCCGAAGCGCCCAAGGCTGCCGCCGAGGTCATCGGCCAGCTGCGCCACGAACTGTCAGCCAGCATGGCGCGTGACAACAGCCTGCTTGAAGAACGCAGCCGCATCATGGAAACGCTGGGGGCGCTGCTCGATGCCATCAACCATGCCTCGACCGAGCAACGCAGTGCCATCGATGCACTGGTTGCCTCCTCGGCCGAGTTGCTGGAACGGGTCGGCAGCCAGTTTGCCGGCAAGGTCGAGTACGAAACTGGCAAGCTGGTTGATATCGGTGCCAGCATTACCGGCGGCGCGCTTGAAGTCGCCAGCGTCGGCGAGGCGTTCAGCCATGCCGTGCAACTGTTCAGCGAATCGAACGACAAAATGATGGCGGCGCTGCAACGTATCGAAGCCGGCCTTGCCAAGTCGCTGACGCGCAGCGACGAACAACTCGCCTACTACGTTGCCCAGGCGCGGGAAATCATCGACCTCAGCATCATGTCGCAGAAAAAAATGGTCGACGACCTGCAGCGCGTCGCCATTAGCGAGGCCTGA
- the arsB gene encoding ACR3 family arsenite efflux transporter — MSAQCETTAKLAAGAPMSRFERYLTVWVFLCIIAGIAFGQLAPGLFQAIGSLEVARVNLPVGLLIWVMIIPMLVKVDFGALHEVKQHVRGIGVTLFVNWLVKPFSMAFLAWLFIRNLFAPMLPADQLDSYIAGLILLAAAPCTAMVFVWSRLTNGDPLFTLSQVALNDSIMVLAFAPLVAFLLGISAITVPWATLLTSVVLYIVIPVVLAQLWRKSLLTKGQGVFDATMERIGPWSISALLVTLVLLFAFQGEAILKQPLVIALLAVPILIQVFFNSALAYWLNRAVGEKHNIACPSALIGASNFFELAVAAAISLFGFESGAALATVVGVLIEVPVMLLVVKVVNSSKGWYEAG, encoded by the coding sequence ATGTCTGCTCAATGTGAAACGACAGCCAAGCTGGCAGCGGGTGCGCCGATGAGTCGGTTCGAGCGATACCTGACGGTCTGGGTCTTTCTCTGCATCATCGCCGGGATTGCCTTTGGCCAACTGGCGCCGGGGCTCTTTCAGGCGATTGGCAGTCTGGAAGTGGCTCGGGTCAATCTCCCGGTTGGCCTGCTCATCTGGGTGATGATTATTCCGATGCTGGTCAAGGTCGATTTTGGAGCGCTGCACGAAGTAAAGCAGCACGTCCGGGGTATCGGCGTCACCCTTTTCGTCAATTGGCTGGTCAAGCCTTTTTCGATGGCTTTCCTGGCGTGGCTTTTCATCCGCAACCTGTTTGCGCCCATGCTGCCCGCCGATCAACTGGACAGTTATATCGCCGGATTGATTCTTCTCGCCGCCGCCCCGTGTACCGCCATGGTCTTCGTGTGGAGCCGCCTGACCAACGGTGACCCGTTGTTTACCCTGTCGCAGGTGGCGCTCAACGATTCCATCATGGTTCTGGCTTTCGCCCCCCTGGTTGCCTTCCTGCTCGGCATTTCTGCCATCACTGTGCCCTGGGCCACATTACTGACGTCCGTTGTGCTGTATATCGTTATCCCAGTGGTGCTGGCTCAGCTCTGGCGCAAATCGCTGTTGACCAAAGGACAAGGCGTCTTCGATGCGACGATGGAAAGAATTGGCCCGTGGTCGATCTCGGCCCTGCTGGTCACACTGGTATTGCTCTTCGCTTTTCAAGGTGAGGCCATTCTCAAGCAACCGCTGGTGATTGCATTGTTGGCTGTGCCTATTCTCATCCAGGTGTTCTTCAATTCTGCCCTGGCGTATTGGTTGAATCGAGCCGTCGGTGAAAAGCACAACATCGCCTGTCCGTCGGCCTTGATTGGCGCATCGAATTTCTTCGAGCTGGCTGTCGCCGCGGCGATCAGCTTGTTTGGCTTTGAATCGGGGGCGGCATTGGCCACCGTGGTCGGCGTGCTCATTGAAGTGCCGGTCATGTTGCTGGTAGTCAAGGTGGTGAATTCGTCCAAGGGCTGGTACGAAGCCGGCTAA
- a CDS encoding site-specific integrase: protein MASIFKDKATGLYRVIIRRAGHDTVSRSGFDTKQEAKEWALAVESKMLYGIELPEKVPLTKAINLFDALTEYESEKTILKKSADRETARISLLKRQNISKKCLKDITSEDISAYIKERENTPTNRGSKTSGATIRLELMLISAVFKHRIKSKNEKLINPIKNVELPKKAKARERVLRDNELAYLVDGLKKAMPETKCIEDLIDIAIQTGMRQNEILKLQLHDLDLKNRYVHLPDTKSGDPRDVPLSPKAIEIFKRIDSRTKDKSERIFNVSQDAIIRKFKKGCLLGRKLFHEKTGTLPSPRFLVDLKFHDLRHQAATIWSKYLHAQELAKMFGWKTLELVMLYYKSDVPTIADKLASA from the coding sequence ATGGCAAGCATATTCAAAGATAAAGCTACAGGATTGTACCGTGTCATCATTAGAAGAGCCGGGCACGATACCGTTTCGCGCTCGGGGTTCGATACGAAACAAGAGGCCAAAGAATGGGCGCTTGCCGTTGAGTCTAAGATGCTCTACGGGATCGAACTACCAGAAAAGGTCCCATTGACGAAAGCCATCAACCTATTTGATGCGCTCACTGAATACGAATCAGAAAAAACAATTTTGAAGAAGAGTGCAGATAGGGAAACTGCCAGAATAAGTTTGCTGAAGAGGCAGAATATTTCGAAAAAATGCCTTAAAGATATAACAAGCGAAGACATAAGCGCATATATAAAGGAACGGGAAAACACTCCAACAAATAGAGGGTCAAAAACATCCGGGGCTACGATTCGGCTTGAGTTGATGCTTATATCTGCCGTTTTCAAACACAGAATAAAATCAAAAAACGAAAAGTTAATAAATCCGATAAAGAATGTTGAATTGCCAAAAAAGGCAAAAGCCCGAGAAAGGGTTTTGCGTGATAACGAATTGGCTTATCTGGTTGATGGCTTAAAGAAAGCCATGCCTGAAACAAAGTGCATAGAAGACCTAATAGATATTGCGATTCAAACTGGCATGAGGCAGAACGAGATTCTCAAACTCCAGCTTCACGACCTTGATTTGAAAAACAGATATGTGCATCTCCCAGACACAAAATCTGGAGATCCTCGTGATGTTCCTCTCTCTCCTAAAGCAATAGAAATATTCAAACGGATAGACAGCAGAACAAAAGACAAAAGCGAAAGAATATTCAACGTATCACAAGACGCAATTATTCGAAAGTTTAAGAAGGGTTGTTTGTTAGGACGGAAATTATTTCATGAAAAAACAGGCACCCTACCCTCACCTCGCTTTTTGGTCGATCTGAAATTCCACGACCTTCGTCATCAAGCCGCGACGATTTGGTCAAAGTATTTGCATGCCCAAGAACTGGCAAAAATGTTTGGTTGGAAGACGCTTGAACTGGTAATGCTATATTACAAATCCGATGTGCCAACAATCGCCGATAAGCTAGCAAGTGCCTAA
- a CDS encoding DUF2894 domain-containing protein, producing the protein MADVPGGTDALQARLDALRASGTDGCDPVRFVTLQALARRAASQPEAIRQILLVKMNALADELAARPAPTPTEIPPVAPASPLADLLAYISQHAHEPPHPSQPTPENTRLTPSLRQKAKNSPARASREGPELKSVAYFHKTWSKLSTEQQLTQTLAQAPENAGPMNSQHLVLRSLQAMRDISPDYLQGFMSYIDTLIWLDHADPTKPVSGRASGGETAKKTRTAKRGSTNR; encoded by the coding sequence ATGGCTGACGTGCCAGGCGGCACCGACGCCCTGCAGGCCCGCCTCGACGCCTTGCGCGCCAGCGGTACCGATGGCTGCGACCCGGTACGTTTCGTCACTCTGCAAGCCCTGGCCCGCCGTGCTGCTTCACAACCGGAAGCGATTCGCCAGATATTGCTCGTCAAAATGAACGCGCTCGCCGATGAACTGGCTGCCCGCCCAGCCCCGACCCCGACTGAAATCCCCCCGGTAGCGCCGGCCAGCCCGTTGGCCGACCTCCTCGCCTACATCAGCCAACACGCCCACGAGCCACCGCATCCCAGCCAGCCGACACCGGAAAACACGCGGCTAACCCCGAGTTTGCGCCAAAAGGCGAAAAACTCACCCGCCAGAGCCAGCCGGGAAGGCCCGGAGCTCAAGTCGGTCGCCTACTTCCATAAAACCTGGTCGAAGCTGAGTACCGAGCAACAACTCACCCAGACGCTCGCCCAGGCCCCCGAAAACGCCGGCCCGATGAACTCGCAACATCTCGTGTTGCGCAGCCTGCAAGCCATGCGGGACATCTCGCCAGACTACCTGCAGGGCTTCATGTCCTATATCGATACACTGATCTGGCTGGATCATGCCGACCCGACAAAGCCGGTATCTGGACGCGCTTCAGGAGGTGAGACAGCGAAGAAAACGCGCACCGCAAAACGCGGCTCGACGAATCGCTAA